One uncultured Methanobrevibacter sp. DNA segment encodes these proteins:
- the feoB gene encoding ferrous iron transport protein B, with amino-acid sequence MTDLIIGLAGNPNVGKTTVFNRLTGMRQHVGNWPGKTVERAEGSFSHGSYKYDVIDLPGNYALSAHSMEEIVSRDFIVDDDSDVIVNVVDAANLERNLYLTVQMMELGANLVMALNMNDFAKKKDHIIDIKLMSELLGFPVVEINAKNGDGFEELLTTVEKQSKNPVDSSAKLAYGDELREHLGDLQALIEKDNNLLDVPSIWTAIKLLERDSIVIQKVQGSSQSSAIMKEVDKVAGHLHDLYDEGAEEVVANARYAYIGGLMAEAVKRPAVEKESTTDKIDKYVTNRVLAPIIFIVIMFLLFHLTFTIATPFCELIDAGFAWLGEYLAGAVGNEVLGSFLEKGIIGGVGGVLVFLPQIILMFLFLSILEDSGYLARAAFTLDRIMHVVVGLHGKAFIPMILGFGCGVPAVMATRTMENESDRLLAMMLIPFMSCSARLPIYGIFVGAFFTAHEGLILLSIYLLGIVVALIVAGILKRTMFKGISAPFVMELPTYKIPSVKGVLLHTWEKTKGFLRKAGTIILGSAIIIWILSSLPFGVEYGSQESILGMIGSIISPILIPLGFGTWQAGIAVLTGLVAKEVVVSTFATLNGLEEDDEEGTMSVVQEIFTPLSAYSFMAFCLLYVPCFATIGAIKQETNSWKWPLTMAGITLVTAYIVSFLIYNVGLLAGFG; translated from the coding sequence ATGACAGATTTAATTATTGGATTGGCAGGAAACCCGAATGTGGGTAAAACTACTGTATTCAATAGGTTAACCGGTATGCGTCAGCATGTAGGTAACTGGCCTGGAAAAACTGTTGAAAGAGCTGAAGGTAGCTTTTCACACGGCAGTTACAAATATGATGTTATTGACTTGCCGGGTAACTATGCATTAAGTGCTCATTCTATGGAAGAAATCGTATCAAGAGATTTCATCGTAGATGATGATTCTGATGTTATTGTTAACGTGGTTGATGCTGCTAATTTGGAACGTAATTTATATTTAACAGTTCAAATGATGGAATTAGGTGCTAACTTAGTAATGGCACTTAACATGAACGATTTTGCTAAGAAAAAAGATCACATTATCGATATTAAACTGATGAGTGAACTTTTAGGATTCCCAGTTGTAGAAATCAATGCTAAAAACGGCGACGGATTTGAGGAATTGTTAACAACTGTTGAAAAACAGTCTAAAAATCCAGTTGACTCCAGTGCGAAACTGGCATATGGTGATGAATTAAGAGAACACTTGGGTGATCTTCAGGCATTAATCGAAAAAGACAATAATTTATTGGATGTTCCTTCAATATGGACTGCAATCAAATTATTGGAAAGAGACTCAATTGTTATACAAAAAGTTCAAGGATCTTCTCAAAGCTCTGCAATAATGAAAGAAGTAGACAAAGTTGCAGGCCACCTTCATGACCTTTATGATGAAGGTGCAGAAGAAGTTGTTGCAAACGCAAGATATGCATATATTGGCGGGTTAATGGCTGAAGCTGTTAAAAGACCTGCTGTTGAAAAAGAATCCACTACTGATAAAATAGATAAATATGTAACTAACAGAGTACTGGCTCCAATCATATTTATTGTTATAATGTTCTTATTATTCCACTTGACATTTACAATTGCAACTCCGTTCTGTGAGTTAATAGACGCAGGTTTTGCATGGTTAGGTGAATACCTGGCAGGTGCCGTTGGAAATGAAGTTCTCGGTTCCTTCTTAGAAAAAGGTATTATCGGGGGTGTAGGTGGAGTACTTGTGTTCTTGCCGCAAATTATTCTTATGTTCTTATTCTTAAGTATATTAGAAGACAGCGGTTATTTAGCAAGAGCTGCTTTCACTTTAGATAGAATTATGCATGTTGTTGTTGGTCTTCACGGTAAAGCTTTCATTCCTATGATTTTAGGATTTGGTTGTGGAGTTCCAGCAGTTATGGCAACCAGAACCATGGAAAATGAATCTGACCGTTTACTTGCAATGATGCTTATCCCATTCATGTCATGTAGTGCAAGATTACCAATTTATGGTATTTTTGTCGGTGCATTCTTCACTGCACATGAAGGTTTAATCTTACTTTCAATCTATCTTTTAGGTATTGTTGTTGCACTTATTGTTGCAGGTATTCTTAAAAGAACAATGTTTAAAGGAATATCCGCTCCATTTGTAATGGAACTTCCTACATATAAAATCCCTTCCGTAAAAGGTGTATTATTACACACCTGGGAGAAAACCAAAGGATTCCTCAGAAAAGCAGGTACTATTATTCTTGGTTCCGCAATTATCATCTGGATTTTAAGCTCCTTACCATTTGGTGTTGAATACGGATCACAGGAAAGTATTCTTGGTATGATTGGTAGTATAATTTCACCAATATTAATCCCTCTTGGTTTCGGAACCTGGCAGGCTGGTATTGCGGTCCTCACAGGTTTAGTTGCTAAAGAAGTTGTTGTATCTACTTTCGCTACACTTAATGGACTTGAAGAAGATGATGAAGAAGGTACTATGTCAGTGGTTCAGGAAATTTTCACACCACTGTCTGCATATTCATTCATGGCATTCTGTCTGCTGTATGTACCTTGTTTTGCTACAATCGGTGCAATCAAACAGGAAACCAACAGCTGGAAATGGCCGTTAACAATGGCAGGTATTACCTTAGTAACTGCGTATATCGTTTCCTTCTTAATCTACAATGTAGGTTTATTAGCAGGATTCGGATAA
- a CDS encoding FeoA family protein: MMKTLKDVKPGETVTLVKYHETGDVGLRRHLLGMGFIKGAKIKVKKVATLGDPIEMSVKGYDVCLRKEEAENIEVE; this comes from the coding sequence ATGATGAAAACATTAAAAGATGTAAAACCTGGCGAAACAGTGACTTTGGTAAAATACCACGAAACTGGTGATGTAGGTTTAAGAAGACACTTGTTAGGTATGGGTTTTATTAAAGGGGCTAAAATCAAAGTTAAAAAAGTAGCTACCTTAGGAGATCCTATCGAAATGAGTGTAAAAGGATATGATGTTTGTCTTCGTAAAGAAGAAGCTGAAAATATTGAAGTAGAATAA
- a CDS encoding energy-coupling factor ABC transporter ATP-binding protein codes for MEQIHLETKNLSFTYPDGTQALKNVNIQIKKGEKIAIMGPNGAGKSTLFSHFNGLSEPTSGHVEVDGEKIIFERDELLKVRQKVGIVFQDPNDQLFAPTVKEDVAFGPMNLGLDYDKVNARIKEALEMVGMSGFEDKTPHHLSGGQQKRVAIAGIIAMRPEIMILDEPTAGLDPEGVDKVLDILNNLNKEGISIVISSHDIEMVNHFADKIFVLYGGEIIAQGDKHQIFSDKELLKKAHLKAPITTEILYKLKENGFNVDTKKISIDETVEEILKMKKV; via the coding sequence ATGGAACAAATTCATTTAGAGACAAAAAATTTATCTTTTACATATCCTGATGGGACACAAGCTTTAAAAAATGTTAATATTCAGATTAAAAAAGGTGAAAAGATAGCCATTATGGGACCTAACGGTGCTGGTAAATCAACACTTTTTTCTCACTTTAACGGTTTAAGCGAACCTACATCAGGCCATGTTGAAGTTGATGGTGAAAAGATTATTTTTGAGCGTGATGAACTGCTTAAAGTAAGGCAAAAAGTAGGAATTGTATTCCAAGATCCCAATGACCAGCTGTTTGCACCGACAGTTAAGGAAGATGTTGCTTTCGGACCGATGAATTTGGGCCTTGACTATGACAAAGTTAATGCTAGAATTAAAGAAGCTTTAGAAATGGTCGGCATGAGCGGATTTGAAGATAAAACACCACACCACTTAAGCGGAGGCCAGCAGAAAAGAGTAGCCATTGCCGGAATTATTGCAATGAGACCTGAAATAATGATACTTGATGAGCCAACAGCAGGACTTGACCCTGAAGGTGTCGATAAAGTACTGGACATTTTAAATAATTTAAATAAGGAAGGAATAAGTATTGTAATCTCATCACACGATATAGAGATGGTAAATCATTTTGCAGATAAAATCTTTGTCCTATATGGCGGAGAAATAATAGCTCAAGGAGATAAACATCAAATATTTTCAGATAAAGAATTACTAAAAAAAGCTCACCTAAAAGCGCCGATTACGACTGAAATATTATATAAACTAAAAGAAAATGGATTCAATGTAGATACCAAAAAAATAAGCATTGATGAAACTGTTGAAGAAATATTAAAAATGAAAAAAGTTTAA
- the cbiQ gene encoding cobalt ECF transporter T component CbiQ encodes MVDITQIMRFDDLASKNSPIHNLEGRIKLISTIFIILVCVISKELFIPIMLEIFLLIILKLATLSYWDSARRLLMLLPFGGAIIIFQPFIQPGNIIWSYSWLHITDFGLNWAILLLVRMIVSLTTIIIYSSTTPLQEMASSFRKLKMPRDLAMILSIMVRFLFLFVDELAAIRKSQKSRNFNIHSKNTPYKWRVKQVGYTIGMMFLKAYEQGERVHKSMVSRGFSDTSEMFDEKKSPERSDYLFLLSIIIIVIALEIIIFNFSGQLGYFGQNLAIN; translated from the coding sequence ATGGTCGATATAACACAAATAATGAGATTTGATGATTTGGCATCAAAAAACAGTCCCATACACAATTTAGAGGGAAGGATAAAATTAATCTCAACAATTTTCATCATATTAGTCTGTGTTATTTCAAAAGAGTTATTTATTCCAATAATGCTTGAAATATTTTTACTAATCATACTTAAGTTAGCCACATTATCCTATTGGGATTCTGCAAGAAGACTGTTAATGTTACTGCCATTTGGAGGAGCAATTATAATTTTTCAGCCTTTTATTCAGCCGGGAAACATAATATGGAGCTACTCATGGTTACATATCACTGATTTTGGACTCAACTGGGCAATTTTATTATTAGTCCGTATGATTGTATCCTTAACTACAATCATCATATACTCATCAACAACACCGCTTCAGGAAATGGCAAGTTCTTTTAGGAAACTAAAAATGCCCAGAGACCTGGCAATGATTTTATCAATTATGGTGAGATTTCTGTTCTTATTTGTTGATGAACTTGCAGCAATACGCAAAAGCCAAAAATCAAGAAACTTTAACATTCATTCTAAAAACACACCATATAAATGGAGAGTAAAACAGGTAGGATACACCATAGGAATGATGTTTCTAAAAGCATATGAACAGGGAGAGAGAGTTCACAAAAGTATGGTAAGCAGAGGATTTTCAGATACCTCAGAAATGTTTGATGAAAAGAAATCTCCTGAAAGAAGCGATTATTTATTCTTACTTTCAATAATCATTATAGTAATTGCTCTGGAAATCATTATCTTTAACTTTTCAGGACAGTTAGGTTACTTTGGTCAAAATTTAGCAATCAATTAG
- a CDS encoding PDGLE domain-containing protein, giving the protein MRKMDKKDKTLIAVAVVICIVICVLSPFLASGDPDGLEKSAEDSGLAEDFSVEEIKGIPEAAFPDYAFADNPDNQGLQIVALVIGVIITLVVGFGVAYVVKSRN; this is encoded by the coding sequence ATGCGTAAAATGGATAAAAAAGACAAAACATTAATAGCAGTCGCAGTTGTAATTTGCATTGTGATTTGTGTCCTCTCACCATTCTTAGCATCTGGTGATCCCGACGGACTTGAAAAATCAGCTGAAGATTCAGGACTTGCAGAAGACTTTTCAGTTGAAGAAATTAAAGGAATTCCAGAAGCGGCTTTCCCAGATTATGCATTTGCAGATAATCCTGATAACCAAGGATTACAAATTGTAGCCCTGGTTATAGGAGTTATAATAACTCTAGTAGTAGGATTTGGAGTTGCATACGTAGTGAAAAGTAGAAATTAA
- the cbiM gene encoding cobalt transporter CbiM: protein MHIPDGFIPIAQCLVYYVILIVALYFSVKWARSNLDEKRIPLLAVLAAGIFAIMSMNMPIPFGTSGHMVGGALVAIVFLAPEAAVLVFTVVLLIQALIFGDGGITALGANVLNMAIIGGFVGLYTFKGLNGAIGKYPASAVAAWLATVVAALACAIEMGIAGTFPMNIGIPSMVLYHLFIGIIEAVLTVIVLAALDKFRPDLLAWNKGDA from the coding sequence ATGCATATACCTGACGGATTTATACCTATTGCACAATGTCTCGTATACTACGTAATACTTATTGTTGCATTATACTTCTCTGTGAAATGGGCAAGATCCAATTTAGATGAAAAACGTATACCTCTCCTGGCAGTTCTTGCAGCAGGTATTTTTGCTATCATGTCCATGAATATGCCAATTCCATTCGGTACAAGCGGACATATGGTAGGTGGAGCTTTAGTTGCTATCGTATTTTTAGCTCCAGAAGCTGCAGTATTAGTATTTACAGTGGTTTTACTCATCCAAGCATTAATATTTGGAGATGGAGGAATTACAGCCCTAGGAGCAAACGTACTAAACATGGCCATCATTGGAGGTTTTGTAGGATTATACACCTTCAAAGGATTGAACGGAGCTATTGGAAAATATCCTGCTTCAGCTGTCGCAGCATGGCTTGCAACAGTTGTTGCAGCATTGGCATGCGCTATTGAAATGGGAATTGCAGGAACATTCCCAATGAATATCGGTATTCCATCAATGGTATTATACCACTTATTTATTGGAATAATCGAAGCAGTATTGACTGTGATTGTTCTTGCAGCATTAGACAAATTCAGACCGGATTTACTTGCATGGAACAAAGGAGATGCGTAA
- a CDS encoding oligosaccharide repeat unit polymerase family protein — protein sequence MSVIYSTLTSLINKISDEFHKSFLFTAIFTILGFIENQWINSFFKKLYPSENFLNFLNKNQILKNHIFNPLIVLFVFAVFLLLALNSVSGSLAITLMLAFAGFFIGCAILPRYFLNGNTEKILQFKRKDMYSIGFCLILVSIVFFFISVASVGGIPLLKPSIRYLLKPIFTMPVFLIIPGTCLVASAYLKDYQDNEITRSQARFRFLFLLAIDCAFLLLLGYRTPLLAAFLIIIIIGFYGNIVSLWEVVIGALLGIGAIIGIGYFRSLGEMTITSSTSPIYSLQSRADFTLHVLNLLDFIGGNFGLTHGKMLASSIPGSDLGPRMMVGKLIAWRTEVTVTPTLIGQMVVDFGKAGVLIEMGILGFVLGIGFKIMRKTKNYFYIGIYSLILTYSILGIETGILDIQVLIYFIIAILIYLINIVKTKN from the coding sequence ATGAGTGTGATTTATTCTACTTTAACATCCTTAATAAATAAAATAAGTGATGAATTTCACAAATCTTTTTTATTTACCGCAATATTTACTATTTTAGGATTTATAGAAAATCAATGGATCAACAGCTTTTTTAAAAAACTCTATCCTAGTGAAAACTTTCTGAATTTTTTAAATAAGAATCAGATTCTGAAAAATCACATTTTCAATCCGCTTATTGTGCTTTTTGTCTTTGCAGTATTTCTATTGCTGGCACTGAATTCCGTTTCCGGAAGTTTAGCCATTACATTAATGCTGGCCTTTGCAGGTTTTTTTATTGGATGCGCCATACTTCCAAGATATTTCCTAAATGGAAATACGGAAAAAATTTTGCAATTTAAAAGAAAAGACATGTATTCAATCGGATTCTGTCTGATATTGGTCAGTATCGTATTTTTCTTTATAAGCGTTGCTTCAGTTGGAGGAATCCCTCTTTTAAAACCTTCAATTAGATATTTATTAAAACCAATCTTTACAATGCCCGTATTTTTAATTATACCCGGAACCTGCCTTGTTGCAAGTGCATATCTGAAGGATTATCAGGACAATGAAATCACCCGTTCACAGGCAAGATTCAGATTCCTATTTTTACTCGCTATTGACTGTGCATTTTTATTGCTTCTAGGTTATAGGACACCACTACTTGCAGCATTTCTCATCATAATTATCATAGGTTTCTATGGAAATATTGTTTCTCTTTGGGAAGTTGTAATTGGAGCACTGCTTGGTATAGGTGCAATCATTGGGATTGGTTATTTTCGTTCACTTGGAGAGATGACAATAACATCATCAACAAGTCCAATATATTCTCTTCAGTCAAGAGCAGACTTTACCCTGCATGTTTTAAACCTACTTGATTTTATTGGAGGCAACTTCGGACTTACACATGGCAAAATGTTGGCCAGTTCAATTCCAGGCAGCGATCTTGGACCAAGAATGATGGTGGGAAAACTTATTGCATGGAGAACTGAAGTAACAGTAACCCCAACACTTATAGGCCAGATGGTGGTTGACTTCGGTAAAGCTGGTGTCCTTATAGAGATGGGCATTTTAGGTTTCGTATTGGGCATAGGATTTAAAATTATGAGAAAAACTAAAAATTATTTTTATATAGGAATTTACTCTTTAATTTTAACATACTCCATTTTAGGCATTGAAACCGGAATTCTGGACATTCAAGTCCTGATATATTTCATAATTGCAATTCTAATTTATTTAATTAACATCGTAAAAACTAAAAACTAA
- a CDS encoding adhesin, producing the protein MKIKFTLIDYLIIILVICAVIFAFIHITTDDSSDIKKTAFDASTMNKLPETYLNYYKDGYIVKSNVKGSNSTNGEKVSLNGTVKWVDEGSSVKVLIESDNGTYITGLYKNVPEADIYIDSISLETDGSVYDNLTEFKVKSQNITSLNDLRKNLTNDHYDISTTVALDSLDSAKMQELENALAEHSKRFAIKTTTSEYDNQLIITKADKQTLDDGNSILGNVNGMTSEIFIRIYNCSDKDIENIKNNYDVINIRNF; encoded by the coding sequence ATGAAAATTAAATTTACATTAATTGATTATTTAATAATCATACTGGTAATATGTGCTGTGATATTTGCATTTATACATATTACAACAGACGACTCATCAGACATTAAAAAAACTGCTTTTGATGCATCGACAATGAATAAACTACCTGAAACCTACCTGAATTATTATAAAGACGGATATATTGTAAAATCCAACGTTAAAGGTTCCAATTCAACAAATGGAGAAAAAGTATCCCTGAACGGTACAGTGAAATGGGTAGATGAAGGATCATCCGTTAAAGTTTTAATTGAATCAGATAATGGCACTTACATTACAGGACTGTATAAAAACGTTCCGGAAGCAGACATTTACATAGATTCAATATCCCTTGAAACTGACGGCAGCGTTTATGACAATTTAACCGAGTTCAAAGTTAAATCACAAAACATTACTTCTTTAAATGATTTGAGAAAGAATCTGACCAATGACCATTATGATATTTCCACAACAGTTGCACTGGATTCACTTGACAGCGCAAAAATGCAGGAACTTGAAAATGCCCTCGCAGAACACAGCAAAAGATTTGCAATTAAGACTACAACTTCAGAATATGATAATCAGCTTATTATAACAAAAGCAGATAAACAGACTTTGGATGATGGAAATTCAATCTTAGGTAATGTAAACGGCATGACTAGTGAAATTTTCATTAGAATTTACAATTGCAGTGACAAAGACATAGAAAACATTAAAAATAACTATGATGTAATCAATATTCGAAATTTTTAA
- a CDS encoding 4Fe-4S binding protein, translated as MKVDMEECGVCEDCIDVCMEEAITRRAYTIIIDPDKCDNCGECVDVCPVGAIYEE; from the coding sequence TTGAAAGTAGATATGGAAGAATGCGGAGTTTGTGAAGATTGTATTGATGTATGTATGGAAGAAGCTATCACTAGAAGAGCTTACACCATAATTATTGACCCTGACAAATGTGATAACTGCGGAGAATGCGTGGATGTCTGCCCAGTTGGCGCAATATATGAAGAATAA
- a CDS encoding PhoU domain-containing protein, with protein sequence MSKRDKTLKEILDLILYENPSTQDEIAEKLGISRRYVTQLLQPLVKDGTIKRAYMIDLKSYEKFSETFEEYSSPKNSPGNVLINDMLANMARHVHSQLEASFESIVDHDVEKANKALEMDYTTNNLVEKVRTSVETIVSINQHSEFSKSMLYTEIASDLERIGDYCGHIAKFVINDVYEIDENVLRKLKKMYKTAQKMIRLAMKAFIEGDTVIRDDLMELEDSIHILQSKSINLIATQMAELSFDEKERSNYFIYLFRVIKAFERIGDISVEMMDVAIEFHENIPRPITPRSFR encoded by the coding sequence ATGAGTAAACGGGACAAAACACTAAAAGAGATACTGGATTTGATTTTGTATGAAAATCCCTCAACACAGGACGAGATAGCTGAAAAGCTGGGCATCTCCCGCAGATATGTAACCCAACTTCTCCAGCCGCTTGTTAAGGACGGAACTATAAAAAGGGCATACATGATTGATTTGAAAAGCTATGAAAAATTCTCTGAAACATTTGAAGAGTATTCCAGTCCAAAAAATAGTCCCGGTAATGTTTTAATCAATGACATGCTGGCCAACATGGCACGTCATGTCCACTCTCAGCTTGAGGCATCCTTTGAATCCATTGTTGACCATGATGTGGAAAAGGCAAATAAGGCTTTGGAGATGGACTATACTACAAACAATTTAGTTGAAAAAGTCAGGACCTCTGTTGAAACTATTGTAAGCATTAATCAGCATTCCGAGTTTTCAAAATCAATGCTTTACACTGAAATCGCATCTGATTTGGAGCGTATTGGAGACTATTGCGGCCATATTGCCAAATTCGTAATCAATGATGTTTATGAAATTGATGAAAATGTCTTGAGAAAACTGAAAAAGATGTACAAGACAGCTCAAAAAATGATTCGTCTGGCTATGAAGGCTTTCATTGAAGGAGATACTGTCATCAGGGATGACCTGATGGAGCTGGAAGATTCAATTCATATCCTTCAGTCAAAATCCATAAACCTTATCGCAACCCAGATGGCTGAACTTTCATTTGATGAAAAAGAGCGTTCAAACTATTTTATATATTTATTTAGGGTTATCAAAGCCTTTGAAAGAATTGGAGATATTTCCGTTGAAATGATGGATGTAGCCATTGAATTTCATGAAAATATTCCAAGACCAATCACTCCAAGGTCATTTAGATAA
- a CDS encoding fumarate hydratase — translation MITKEIIKDTVYELYRQAAIVLGDDVKKSLEDALKIEEHELARLNIEAILKNIELAKEKGIPMCQDTGLPVVFVKLGNVEVENLREGIEEGIKKATKEIPIRPNIVDPLTRENTNINIGDYIPPIDIELVDEDYLEITILPKGFGSENNNALKMALPAEGIEGIKEFVVESVLKAKGKPCPPTVIGVGIGGTSDLCLKLGKKALLGKVGERNPDPELAKLEKEILDEINASGIGPMGLGGKTTALDVKILKAHTHTAGLPVGVCVQCWADRHATKRIYDN, via the coding sequence TTGATTACTAAAGAGATTATTAAAGATACTGTTTATGAACTTTACAGGCAAGCTGCTATCGTTCTTGGTGACGATGTAAAAAAATCACTTGAAGATGCTCTTAAAATAGAAGAACATGAACTTGCCAGGCTAAATATTGAAGCTATTTTAAAAAATATTGAACTTGCAAAAGAAAAAGGTATTCCGATGTGCCAGGATACAGGTCTGCCAGTAGTTTTTGTCAAGTTAGGTAATGTTGAAGTTGAAAATTTACGTGAAGGAATCGAAGAGGGAATTAAAAAAGCCACAAAAGAGATTCCGATAAGGCCGAATATTGTTGATCCTCTGACACGTGAAAATACAAACATCAACATCGGAGACTACATTCCTCCAATCGATATCGAACTGGTTGACGAAGATTATCTTGAAATAACAATATTGCCTAAAGGATTCGGTTCTGAAAACAACAATGCACTGAAAATGGCACTTCCTGCAGAAGGAATTGAAGGAATTAAAGAGTTTGTTGTTGAGTCAGTCCTTAAAGCAAAAGGAAAACCATGCCCTCCAACAGTAATCGGTGTTGGAATCGGAGGAACATCAGATTTATGTTTAAAATTAGGTAAAAAAGCATTGCTTGGAAAAGTCGGTGAGAGAAATCCTGACCCTGAACTTGCAAAACTTGAAAAAGAAATTTTAGATGAAATCAATGCATCAGGAATCGGACCTATGGGCCTTGGAGGTAAGACCACTGCATTGGATGTTAAAATATTAAAAGCCCACACCCATACTGCAGGCCTTCCTGTCGGAGTATGTGTACAGTGCTGGGCAGACAGGCATGCTACAAAAAGAATATACGATAATTAA
- a CDS encoding 4Fe-4S dicluster domain-containing protein: MFNTGNCTDCTTCGSCQQTPNVDTPSLFCMHCQPSEAPCMKVCSENAVEVLGGAITINGEKCTKCRDCVEVCPINVIKI; encoded by the coding sequence ATGTTTAATACAGGAAATTGTACTGACTGTACAACCTGCGGAAGCTGTCAACAAACACCAAATGTTGACACTCCATCTTTATTTTGTATGCACTGCCAACCATCAGAAGCGCCATGTATGAAAGTCTGTAGTGAAAATGCTGTTGAAGTACTGGGCGGAGCCATAACCATCAACGGTGAAAAATGCACAAAATGCCGAGATTGTGTTGAAGTTTGCCCGATTAATGTAATTAAAATATAA
- a CDS encoding 4Fe-4S dicluster domain-containing protein, which yields MEKISVNSNLCDGCMNCENMCASVHKASRIKIVEYHSSFYSIVCQHCENAPCITICPTEAISDDGVDITKCIGCGLCVMACPFGAMTFEANIAEKCDLCADREEGPACIKACTKRAISILDPAKVKSKNQEKFLAKMAGLYEPNTRKSGFVHVLTSQARARLVLEE from the coding sequence ATGGAAAAAATTTCTGTAAATAGCAATTTATGTGACGGATGTATGAACTGTGAAAACATGTGCGCATCTGTTCATAAGGCTAGTAGAATAAAAATAGTAGAATACCATTCTTCTTTTTATTCCATTGTATGTCAACACTGTGAAAATGCACCATGTATTACAATCTGTCCGACAGAAGCTATTTCAGATGACGGCGTCGATATTACAAAATGTATCGGATGCGGATTATGTGTAATGGCATGTCCATTTGGTGCAATGACATTTGAAGCAAATATTGCTGAAAAATGTGACCTCTGTGCTGACAGAGAAGAAGGACCAGCATGTATCAAAGCATGTACTAAAAGAGCTATTAGTATTCTTGATCCTGCCAAAGTCAAATCCAAAAATCAGGAAAAATTCCTGGCTAAAATGGCTGGATTATATGAACCTAATACCAGAAAAAGTGGCTTTGTCCATGTGTTAACAAGTCAAGCAAGAGCAAGACTTGTTCTAGAAGAATAA
- the porB gene encoding pyruvate synthase subunit PorB → MVDIPDKNLLAPGHRGCAGCGASIAVKLALNALGENTVAISATGCLEVMTTPYPETAWEVPFIHVAFENSGAVASGVESALRIQGKDDVNVIAFGGDGGTVDIGLQSLSGAMERGHNMTYICYDNEAYMNTGIQRSGATPFGATTTTSPKGSASFGEDKPKKNMPMIMAAHGIPYVATASIAYPEDYVKKVKKAAETKGPAYIHLQQPCTTGWGFGSDKTIEMGRLAVETGSWILYEIENGEFEITYRPEERKPVKEYLAPQKRFRHLDDELIEKIQKYVDAECEELGL, encoded by the coding sequence ATGGTGGACATACCTGATAAAAATTTATTAGCACCAGGACACAGAGGTTGTGCTGGATGTGGTGCATCAATTGCAGTTAAATTAGCTTTAAATGCATTAGGTGAAAATACCGTAGCTATTTCCGCTACAGGTTGTCTTGAAGTTATGACTACACCATACCCAGAAACAGCTTGGGAAGTTCCGTTCATTCACGTAGCATTTGAAAACTCCGGTGCTGTAGCATCTGGTGTAGAAAGTGCATTAAGAATCCAAGGAAAAGATGATGTTAATGTTATTGCTTTCGGTGGTGACGGAGGTACTGTAGATATCGGTCTTCAATCATTATCCGGAGCTATGGAAAGAGGACATAACATGACCTACATCTGTTATGATAACGAAGCATATATGAATACAGGTATTCAAAGAAGTGGAGCAACTCCATTCGGTGCAACTACAACTACCTCACCTAAAGGAAGCGCTAGTTTCGGAGAAGACAAACCTAAGAAAAATATGCCTATGATTATGGCAGCACATGGAATTCCATATGTAGCAACTGCATCCATAGCTTATCCAGAAGATTACGTTAAAAAAGTTAAAAAAGCAGCTGAAACCAAAGGACCGGCTTACATCCACTTACAGCAACCTTGTACTACAGGTTGGGGATTCGGTTCCGATAAAACTATCGAAATGGGCAGATTAGCTGTTGAAACCGGATCTTGGATTTTATATGAAATCGAAAACGGTGAATTTGAAATTACCTACAGGCCTGAAGAAAGAAAACCTGTAAAAGAATACTTAGCACCGCAAAAAAGATTCAGACACTTAGATGATGAACTTATTGAAAAAATCCAAAAATACGTCGATGCAGAGTGTGAAGAATTAGGATTATAA